AGCCTGACGGCGTGCAGTTCGGGGTCTCGGCAGGGTCAGGACTCCCGCGCGGTCGTGGTGTTCGCGGCCGCGTCACTGAAACAGGTCTTCACCTCGATCGGCGAGCAGTTCAAGTCTGACAACCCGGGTACGACGGTCACGTTCAATTTCGCGGGCTCGTCCGAGTTGGCGACGCAACTGATCCAGGGCGCCGCCGCAGATGTCTTCGCGTCGGCAGACACCGCGCAGATGGACCGGGTGGCGCAGGCGGGCTTGCTGGCCGGTGCCGCGACCAACTTCGCCGCCAACACCCTGGTGATCGTCACAGCGCCCGGCAACCCCAAGAACATCGGTTCCTTCGCCGACCTCACCCGGCCGGGGCTCAGCGTGGTGGTGTGCCAGCGACCGGTGCCGTGCGGTTCGGCCACCCACCGCATCGAGGACGCCGCCGGCATGCAATTGCACCCGGTCAGCGAAGAACCGAGCGTCAGCGATGCTCTCAACAAAGTGACCACGGGGCAGGCCGATGCCGCACTGGTATACGTCACCGACGCGTCGAATGCCGGAAGCAAGGTGACGACGGTCAACTTCCCGGAAGCCGCGCAGGCGGTGAACGTCTACCCGATTGCGGTGCTCAAGAAATCGCCGCAAGCCGAGCTGGCCGGGAAATTCCAGGCCGCGGTGACGGGTCCGGCCGGCCGAGAGATATTGGACCGGGCCGGCTTCGCCAAGCCCTGAGCTCCGATGCCCACGCCATCCCACCTGCCTCGCTGGGTCTACGTTCCAGCCGCAGCGGGGACGCTGTTTGTCGGACTGCCGCTACTGGCGGTCGCGATCAAGGTGGACTGGCCGCACTTCTGGTCACTGATCAGCAGCGAATCCGCCACCACGGCCTTGCTGCTGAGCCTGAAAACCGCCGCGGCCAGCACCCTGCTGTGCGTGCTGTTCGGGGTCCCGATGGCGCTGGTCCTGGCCCGTAGCGGGCTGCGCCTGGTCCGGGCGCTGCGGCCGGTGATCCTGCTGCCCCTGGTGCTGCCCCCGGTCGTCGGCGGCATCGCACTGCTCTATGCGTTCGGCCGGCTCGGCCTGATCGGGCGCTACCTCGAAGCGGCGGACATCAGCATCGCCTTCACTACCACGGCCGTCGTGCTGGCGCAGACGTTCGTCTCGCTGCCGTTTCTGGTGATCTCGCTGGAAGGCGCGGCGCGCAGCGCGGGAGCCGACTATGAAGTGGTGGCGGCCACGCTCGGGGCACGGCCGACCACGATCTGGTGGCGGGTCACCCTGCCCCTGCTGCTGCCCGGTCTGGCCTCCGGAGCGGTGCTGGCGTTTGCGCGGTCGCTGGGGGAGTTCGGCGCGACGCTGACGTTTGCCGGTTCGCTGCAGGGCGTGACCCGTACGCTGCCGCTGGAGATTTACCTGCAGCGCGTAGGGGACCCGGATGCGGCTGTGGCACTGTCGCTTCTGCTGGTGGCGGTCGCGGCGGTGGTGGTGCTGGGGCTGGGCGCGCGCCGGCTCACCGGGGCCGACGTGAGGTAGCCGGCGATGAGCGATCTGCAGTTGCGTGCCGTGCTGGCCGCCCGGGGTCTGGATGTGGAGTTTTCGGTGGCCGCCGGCGAGGTACTGGCCGTCCTCGGCCCCAATGGCGCGGGCAAGTCGACGGCTCTGCATGTCATCGCCGGGCTGCTCCGGCCGGACTCCGGTGTGGTGCGGCTGGGGGACCGGGTGCTGACCGATACCGCGGCGGGAGTGCAGGTGGCCACCCATGACCGTCGGGTGGGGCTGCTGATGCAGGACCCGTTGCTGTTTCCGCATCTGCGGGTGGGCGCCAATGTGGCGTTCGGGCCGCGGACTCGTCGCCGCCTGTTCTCGTCGGGTCCGGCCCGGGAAGCGGCGCTGCACTGGCTGCGGGAAGTCGATGCCGAGGAGCTAGCCGACCGCAGGCCGCGCCAGCTGTCCGGCGGTCAGGCGCAGCGCGTCGCCATCGCACGAGCCCTGGCCGCCGAACCGGAACTCTTGCTGCTCGACGAGCCGCTGACCGGGCTCGATGTGGCAGCGGCGGCGTCGATCCGCGCGGTGCTGCGCGACGTGGTCGGTCGTACCGGCTGCGCCGTCGTCCTGATCACTCACGACTTACTCGATGTGTTCGCGCTGGCCGATCGCGTGCTGGTGCTCGAGTCCGGGAAAGTTGCCGAGATCGGAGCGGTCGCGGAGGTGCTGGCGGCGCCCAGGAGCCATTTCGGAGCACGCATCGCGGGCGTCAATCTGGTCGGCGGGACCATCGGCCCCGATGGCGCGCTGCACAGCCGGTCGGGTCTGCGCTGGCACGGCACCACCGACGTACCGCTCGCGGCAGGCCAGCGGGCGGTTGCGGCCTTCGCGCCGGCAAGTGTGGCTGTCTACCCTGACCTCCCCCACGGCAGTCCACGCAACACCGTCGAGGTGACCGTGGCGGAGTTGGACACCCGCGGCCCGGCGGTGCTGGTGCGCGGGGCGGACCAAGCAGACGGAGCACCCGGACTGGCAGCCAGCATCACCCCGGACGCCGCGGCCGAGCTGCACATCGCCCCGGGCCGGCGGGTGTGGTTCAGCGTCAAGGCCGCCGAGGTTTCGCTGTATCCGGCACCGGACGGCAGGTAGAGCCGCGACCTTATCTGCGAGACACCGGCTGGGCCTTCCTTGCTTCGGGCCGACGAGAGGGTAGGTTCGTCGCCATGTACCAGGAGGACCCGAACCCGACACGCCGCAAGGGATTAGTGGCGTCGCTGGCCATTGCCGCGGCGACCGCCGTCACCATTGCGTTGCCGGCAACTGCCGGCGCCGACCCCGAGCCGGCGCCCTCACCGACTCCTACCGTCGCGCCGCCCGCGTCGCCCGCTCCGGCGTCGCCCGCACCGGCTGCGACCCCCAGCCCCT
This genomic stretch from Mycobacterium paragordonae harbors:
- the modA gene encoding molybdate ABC transporter substrate-binding protein; translation: MRRSRVLAGLVAMLLVGSLTACSSGSRQGQDSRAVVVFAAASLKQVFTSIGEQFKSDNPGTTVTFNFAGSSELATQLIQGAAADVFASADTAQMDRVAQAGLLAGAATNFAANTLVIVTAPGNPKNIGSFADLTRPGLSVVVCQRPVPCGSATHRIEDAAGMQLHPVSEEPSVSDALNKVTTGQADAALVYVTDASNAGSKVTTVNFPEAAQAVNVYPIAVLKKSPQAELAGKFQAAVTGPAGREILDRAGFAKP
- a CDS encoding sulfate/molybdate ABC transporter ATP-binding protein, which translates into the protein MSDLQLRAVLAARGLDVEFSVAAGEVLAVLGPNGAGKSTALHVIAGLLRPDSGVVRLGDRVLTDTAAGVQVATHDRRVGLLMQDPLLFPHLRVGANVAFGPRTRRRLFSSGPAREAALHWLREVDAEELADRRPRQLSGGQAQRVAIARALAAEPELLLLDEPLTGLDVAAAASIRAVLRDVVGRTGCAVVLITHDLLDVFALADRVLVLESGKVAEIGAVAEVLAAPRSHFGARIAGVNLVGGTIGPDGALHSRSGLRWHGTTDVPLAAGQRAVAAFAPASVAVYPDLPHGSPRNTVEVTVAELDTRGPAVLVRGADQADGAPGLAASITPDAAAELHIAPGRRVWFSVKAAEVSLYPAPDGR
- a CDS encoding ABC transporter permease, coding for MPTPSHLPRWVYVPAAAGTLFVGLPLLAVAIKVDWPHFWSLISSESATTALLLSLKTAAASTLLCVLFGVPMALVLARSGLRLVRALRPVILLPLVLPPVVGGIALLYAFGRLGLIGRYLEAADISIAFTTTAVVLAQTFVSLPFLVISLEGAARSAGADYEVVAATLGARPTTIWWRVTLPLLLPGLASGAVLAFARSLGEFGATLTFAGSLQGVTRTLPLEIYLQRVGDPDAAVALSLLLVAVAAVVVLGLGARRLTGADVR